A window of Mobula hypostoma chromosome 7, sMobHyp1.1, whole genome shotgun sequence genomic DNA:
TTTGGGCTGTATAAATGTTCTGCATTTTTTGTGTAAATGATTAAATTATAATCTTTATATACAATTATTATATTATAACTATTTTATAAAACAATTCTTTCCTGGTTAGTTTCTATTACTGTAGTCTCCTTATTGCAGTTACCTTTATCCTTGCCCTTGTATACCCTTGTTTTTCTTCCAGAGAGTTTATCTCACCCAAAGGATAATGTGTCCAGATTACATTTTCCCACAAATGAACATTCCCCTGCAGAGAATAATTCAGAAATGCGACCTGTGCCAAAGCCTAGAACTATTTCTTCAAAGTTGCAAGTCCCCAGTGACAACCTGAGTGATGCATCAGGATCTAAAAATTGGAATGGTTTATATAACAACTCTTCAACTCCCAAAAGCATTTTGAAACGTAGTCCAAGTTCAAGCTCCAATGATTCTGAAATCTTGCGGATTGGTGTCCAAGATTCAAGAAACAAGGTTCCTGCTTCTCAAACCATTCCGGAAGGAACTACAGTGTCAAATGAAGCTATGGCAAATGAAGAATCTCTTGCAAGCAATAATCTTGAAAAATTAAAACATGTTCGATTCTCAACAAATGTAGATGAGAAAAGAATATCTCAAACACAAGAACATTATGATGCCAATGAACTTTCCAAAATAGGTGAAGATAGTATCCTAGATACTGATTACATGGAAGAAATGAACGAAGAGGATACAGCTGGTATGGActttatggaggaaaatgaaactCTACCAGAAGATAGTGGGTTTTCTGATTTACGTCATCTACCACTTGAGTTACAAACAGACTTCATGCATCTGAATCAAGAGCTTAATTCTATGTCGAACACAGACTTTCAATCCATCCAAGCAACAGATTCCAATCCAGAGAATTATTCAGATAGTTACTTACCACATTCAAGTTCTAGTAAGCTAACAAACCAAATCCATGAACTGGACACAGGTGAGATGCTAATGGAAAAGAAATCTAGTCGAAGATCGAATTCTCCATCAAATCCCTCTCATTACAGTATTGGTAAGAAACCTATTAAAGAAATTATTGCCAATCATTCCTAAATCTACCGgtatgattagatatttgattaAATCTGCTCAAACTTCAAAAACTTGTAACTTTACTGATGTCTTGTAGGAAATTATTGGAAACGTTAGGAAAATGTTAATTCAAATTAAAGAAAAGGACAGTTACAATTTATTTCCAACACCATTATATTCTCCGAATCATCCTTTCTATGATGATAGCCTGCATGCGTGCTTTTATCTTTTGTATCATTATTTCACTTCTTCATTCTGCAATCAATCACATTTGTAAATTGATCACCACATTTGTTTTTGAAAATGGTGTGCCTAAAGCATGAGGCAAATGAAGTAACATTTGggtgtatatatattttaaaaaatgctgcCTTGAAAATTTATCCTGGAAAATAATATCAACATGCATTTGTTTTGGAGATTCATTGTTAGCATTTTTAGCACTTGGGATAAATTTCTAGGTATGTAACTCTTATCTAGAAGCATAAGGTTGGAATTTTGGGAAGAAGTGTCTTCAAACAAAATCAAACTCTTTGTCTTGCTAAGGTCTAGACGAATCCCAGGTTTTGCATGAAGAATGCATCTTGTCCATATTTTTCTTGAAATTCAAGGGTCTTACAAGCAACAGAACTGTACTAATTGATGAATCAAGTTACCCAACCTGGGAAAAAAATTAATTCCAGACTTAAATGAGGGTTACAGTTTTATGCATTCTTTTCATATGGTTTTCTGTGTTTGTGTGATTCTGTTCCCTCTTTCATACTTCAGTTTTAAATTCTCCCATTAGTCATGAGCAACAAATTTTTAGTGATGACTATGATCCCTTTGCTTAGAAAGATTTTCTGGTTGGTAAATGCTGCCAGAGTATAGTTAGTACAATTATGTGCAAATGTAGCCACATGGTTATGTCAATGAATTAGTGCCTTGCAAGACAAAGAAATCTTCTTTGATTACATCTGGGGATAACTTGCTTTCCTGTTTCTTATTGAACTGAACATTTATCTATGCTGAAGTTTAAGTACAAGTCCTTTAAATCATATACTTTTTACAGATTGGGAAGTTATTATAGTTGGTAATGTTATTTGTCTTTATAAATGTATTGGTACTGCATAATAATGTTGCCAACTAATTTTTGCCTATTTTATGATCTGTTTTATCTAAAATGTTGCTTATGATGTGATAAAAGTTTACAAGGAGAATTCAAATAAGGAAATCGCTTTGCTTTTGCCAGAATCAACTTCAGGGATGTCTTTATTGATAAAATTTGAGAAGTTCCATGATATCTTTAAGTAACAATTATATAAGAAATTGCATATTAGCCATAACTAGTCAAATATCTAGCAATCTGCAGAATAAAATTGTAGAAGCttctaatttaaaacaaaattagtAAATACCAAAAGCATTCGAaatgtcaggcagtgtctgtggagagagaaactggaaatggcccttcatcagaactaaaagAATGAGGAAAGTTGCAAAAAGTGGGAGGAGTGAATAGACTAACGAGAATGATTGTGATAGCTGTACCGATGTTGTGCAGATAACCATCTAGTACGAGGGCTGCAATAAACCCAGAGTGAAGACAATTCACTACTCTTCAACTTTTTGTTGAAACATTCATATTGCCAAAGGTAGAGGTCAGAATAATGCAAGTTTAAGGAACAAAACTTTATCTTTTGGCTGGGCACATCACAGTCCCGGGGACCTCTATGGAATTCAATAGTATCAGGtaaccagtttttttttaaaaaaacatctcttcacagatgttgctagatagttttttttatatagttatataagttgGACTCTGACTTCCAGGAGTTCAAGTAATTGATAAATTGACAACTGGCCTGCATCCTATCAGATATTCCTTCTGTCCTCTCCGCCCTTAACCTTTTATTAACACTGAGATATGCCATGAAATCTAAAGCATCATCGActcaaaatattgactatttctccctctagggatgctgcctgaccaactgagtgCTTCTGGCATTTTTGAGTTTTGTCTAAACCTCGGTCATGTGCTCGAGTTGGTTTTAATTGCTGTGATCAATATTCTGCCCTGTCCCTGTTGTAGAATGGCCCTTTTGTCAGTAATAAAGAAAAGATCTTGAGGTAGGGGCGGGTAAATTGTACCCTCTCATCCTCTTCAAGTAGTTTAAAAGCTTTGACATGGCTGATCTCAGTAGCCCCCATCAGCTCTTCTACAATGTCTTCCAACTTAGTGGGTCCATGCTTGTTCCAGAAAACTGTGCATTTCTACTTTGCTGTAATTTTGCCTGATTTTTCTTTTAACCTTGCTTATTTTACCTTGAAAACCTAGCACAAGCATTTGTTAATTCCCAGACTTGTTGCAACACTTAGTTGACCTCTTGTTCCATTGTTGTAATTTGACGTTTACCAAAATATTGGAGCCTATACCTTTTGGGCCCCTACGTCCTCTATCTACAGATCTACATTAGCTCCTTTTTGAGTAACTCCTCAACATTTTAAAATGCCTCTTTATTACCTTATTTGGCCTACACCCAATACAGCCATGCTATTCTAGCTCTGGCCCTTTCATCATCTCTGAATTTAAACTCTTTTACCATTGCCATAAGTAATCAGATTGCCATTTTCAATTGTTGATTGACAATGTCACTGTGAAACAACGCAATGCTTTGCTTCATTTAAGATGTATAGTTGAAATGTTTTCATGATCAATTAGCTGATATCAAAGATTCATTGCTTAGAATGTATATATagtctatttttaaaaaagagcatGAGCTTCTTTGTAATGCTTTAATTGTGAATTAATCTTGTATTTTGTTTAGAACCATCTAAGAGGGTGTTGACAACATTAACAGataaatatttattgtttgtgcTTCTACAATACTGTCAAAAGGCtaaggcaccctagatttttaaaataaaaaatttgATTTGGATGCTTATTTTCTGTCTTCAGCAATAATGTCAATAGAAGAGAAGAAATTTTACATTTCCAAACATTAATTTTCTAAAAAAATTAAATGCTAGAGAATTTTTTGTATTTcgttaaagaaagtaacatattaatTAATAAATCAATTTCAAATAAAAATTTGATTACTTTGTAGCCCAGTGCATGACTAAACAATGATAACAACCAGGtcctaatgatcaatgacataatgaccTGAATAAACTAAACAGATTGACTAAAACAGAAAgagatgtagaaggaatcaaattaAAAGGTGAAGGTATGGCAGATGTGATAGTTTAACtgtcaaatcatcaattcttacaccatggcaagagtgaacATAGCAATAAGACACAAGTTGGCCATTCTggatcagcaaggtctctcccaaccTGAAATTTTgcaacagacaggagattcaagATGTGCTGACCAAGCTCTTCAGAAGAAGTACTAAGAAACGGGCAAGATTGCAGTTGGTGGTTGAAGCACGGTGGTTGGCCATGGAAACCGAGTGCAGTGGACAAGAGATGCACAAACTGATGTCCCTTCTAAACTGGGAGAGGTgcagcactgctatcagctctgagCTCACTGAAACCCAAGCACACCCCTCTGCAGTCCGGAGAAGTCTTGTTAGAAgtgatcttcatggaagagttgctgacAGAAAGCAATTCCTctaaagtggaaacaaagccaagggaTTTACTTATGAATAAAAACACAAGGTCTgaggtgctgaacaatggcagcaagtgctctgaaCCAACGAGTTAAAGATTGAAGTTTTTGTCTCCAACAGAAGGCATTTTGTCCATAGAAGAGCTGGTGAGCACTACATGGATGAGTATCTGCAGCCAACAATGAAGCACAGCAGAGATTCCCTGTAGGTTTGGGACTGCATTTTTACAAAAGGAATTGGTGATCTGgttagaattaatggaatcctcaatgctgggaAGTACAAGCAAGTTCTCATCCATCACGCAGTGCCATCAGGGAGGTGTCTGATTGGCCTCAATATCATTCTGCTGCAAgtcaatgaccccaaacacatggccaaggtcataaagaactacctTCAGTGAAAAGAACAAGGAATTCTGCAACAGATGGTTTGGCCTcctcagagtccagacctcaacatTATTGAGGCtttctgggattacctggagacagaagcaagcaagattGCCAATGTCTGCAGAGGaattgtggcaagttctccaagatgttcAGAGCAAACTACCAGCAGATTTTGTTATAAAGTTGCACAAATTCTACCTAAGGAAATTGATGCAGTTTtgaaagcaaagggtggtcacgCCAGATATTGatttgatagtttttttttactgtttactgctccttATAGTcagttttttgatatttagaaactttccatttcattatttttgaaagcatcttcgctttacataagcaacacacatcaaagttgctggtgaacgcagcaggccaagcagcatctataggaagaggcgcagtcgacgtttcaggccgagaccctttgtcaggactagtcgcctgaaacgtcgactgcgcctcttcctacagatgctgcctggcctgctgcgttcaccagcaactttgatgtgtgttgcttgaatttccagcatctgcagaattcctgttgttttcgctttacataatttttttttacatgtgcctaagcaCACTACTGTATTTGCATCTTAAAGACAGTAATTCATTTAACAGTTAAGTTGTGCATGTATTGAATGTTCATCAGGCAATAGCAACCTTTTTGCTTCTGTGATTCAGTATCCCAGCAGTTGAAATCTACGCATATGAAACAGTATTTATTCTTCTATTTGTCTCATTGCAGATGAACAGATTCCTCACACCGACTTTGCGTCCTCCCGGGTGTCTGATCAGCAGCCTCCAGAAATATTCCAAGGTAAGAGGGTTAATTTTGCAGTGCCTCCCACCAAGACTGCATCAACAGAACAACGACTTAAAACTCGTTATTCAAAGTCTCATATGCCTGAAAAATATACCAGTGAACATACAAAGGCAACTGATGAATCTATATCAAAGGTGTTGGATTGGTTTAACAGGAGTGAAGTAACACCATCTGTAACATTAGAAGAAGAGAAAAGTCCATCTGAAACAATGGTAGTAGACAACCTTAAACTTTTAAAAACTGTACTTCCAGAGCCAGATGCAGAGTTTACACATAATGAATCAACTTTGTTTACAGAAGAACCCCAATTGTTGCCAAATGTAAATCTTGAAACTGAGAAAGAAGAAAATGATATCCAGTTACAAAAAGTTCAGACTCCCATAAAAAAGAACATTTTTGATAAATCTGCAATCCAGGAATCAATGCTTTTGGAGGAGAAAAGTCAAACTGGAACAAAAGTTGTTCCTGACATTACTTATCCAGTATCTCCAATTTTGAACTACCATTCCAATGATAAGCAGCAGTTCTTGAACCACAGGCAAAATAAAGAATCAGAACAAGAACCATTGACTTTAAAACCTTTCACAGAGGAAAGGGGATTCGTCACAAAAGAAATTACAGGTGAAGAATCTGAAAACACTGAATCAACTTCAGAGGATATTGACATTTTACCTGTTGCAACTATTGAAAATACTCCACAACAGTCCAAATCAAGTTTGGAGAAAACAAAGTTTGCCACTGAAGAAAGTAAAACGCTGGCAACAATTGGAAACAAAGATGAAAAGGATATACCTTCCACTGTTGAAGTATCTTCACCAAAAGACAAGACTTCTTACCAGAAAAATGCTTTTGCAAGTGCAGTGTTTGGAAGGTCATccaagaaagaggatgtgattGATACTTGTTCAATTGATTACAGATTGGCAGCATTAGAAAACGAAGGAAATAATCCCATTGAAACTAAGCCCTCTACATTTCTCAGCAATGTAGTTCATGAGTTGGACCAGAACAAAACAAAGGAAGAACGAACTAATGTTGAATTGGACCAACAAAATTTAAGTGGaaataaaaaagaacaaatagcTGCCATAGGTGAGGAGAAAGAAATACAAAGACAAAAGCAAGTTGAAAATAAACCTGTGATTGGGGAAGTTTCAGCAGAAGACATGGCTTTTAGCAAAATTGAAACAACGAAGCCATCCAGCAAACAGGACAAGCAATACAGCAATACTTCACAGTGGAATAGAAATGTTGATGTACCAGACGTGGAGCAAGCGTCaagcaaagaagaaaataaaactgaGATGAACCTCCATTTGGAGGCAAATGATACAAATACAACTCCTGAAGGAGGTAAACCTTTCACTATAATTTCAATCAAGAAAAGAATATATGACACATCAGATGGTTCTTttaataaaacacatttcacagaCTTAAAAAATTTTTGGGACAAAGGAGCTAATAGTTATAATAGTGATGGTGTTCAGTCAACATCGACTAAAACACTGAGTGACAAATATCAGAGTGCACAAATGGCAAGTAGAACTGAGGCAGGTTTTCCACTAGATCCACAGCCTCTGACAACACAGAATTCCAAACATAATCAGAAAATTACTCAACCTTCTAACTATGAATTTCCTCATGAACCTACAGAAAATGAATATACAAATCCTCAGAGCAATAGTGGGCCAACTATTAAAGAAATAATGCTAAAACTTAAACAAAATCAAACTGAAGGAGTAAAGAAACAACTAAACACCAAATATCTCCCCAAGGTTCTTCCCACAGTACCCAAAGAAGTTCAAGACAAACTTAAAGAAACATCCAATTCACCAATTGAAGATGGGCTTTCCCCTACTTCTAGTATATCTCAGGATCATTCCTCTGAGGTAGGGGAAGAAGTTGAAGAAAGTAACGTTTATCAACCAAAATCAAATATTGGATTGCAAAAACCACTTCTGAAAAAGAATGGAAGTGAAGTATTAACTGACAAAGAACTGAATGAAGTTGAAGGAGTTATCCCAACAAAGGATCACTCCTTCATGCTCACGGATGACAAATTAGTTGATGGACAAGACATTTCTAATCTAATCAAGAATAATGATGAGGAAACTATTCCAGGAAAAAGAGGGGACAACAGAATCCTGATCACTCAAAAATCATTTGATCTATCTTACCAGGATGAAAAATTACCAATGAGacaaacttctgatgctgtgAGCGATAATGAAGAAAATCTTACTTTGTTTGCAGGAGGTTCCAGGGCCATAGAGGAAAATGACATCTCTCAGGAGAAACTTAATAATTTTGACTTGCCATCTAGCGCAATCCAATCAAATCTGAACACTGATGTATCTTTCAAAGAGGAAATATCGCCTATTAAGTGTGATGAAAGCCCTATGTATAATGAAGACTCAGAAATAAATTTGGATAAAAATAAGGAAGATTTTGAATCACAAGATGAATTTGGACCTAGGTTGAATCTTCCATCTGGAATTACTAGATCAAGCACCTTCAAGGAAAGTGATAATGATTCAGACGAAATACCCACCAAGATCCTCAGAACCAAAAATCCTCATGATGTTGAGCAGGAAGCTAACAATATGTTTTCAAGTCATTCAGTGGAAAATAACCAGTTGAATGTGCAAACCAGAGGTTCACTCAGTGAGCAACAGCATTTATTTTTATTGGCATGATGGgttgttctctctctttcttaaTTGATCTGTTAATATTTTCTATTTGCTTATCTTGGATGTAGCTGATCTTAAATTTCCACCAATCATCTTTGAATTTTGTAGATTTTGGATTTTCTGAGGGTGTTCTCTATGTTTAAGTGACTCGGAAAAGAAATActtcagttccatcttgggttaATTTCAGAATGGGATAAATGTTTCTTGTTTAATTGCCTATTAATTTACCAAAATAAAATCACCTATTTTTCTTCATGGTAGCATGATGGGAGAATAAAGAATTGCCATGATTCTTAAGAATGAACTTTCCACAATTGTTGCAAGTTGGATGATATGGGTGATTTAGTTATAGTATAATTCCTTCTTGGTCAAAAAATTATATTTTCAAGCCCTTGTGAAAGTAGAATGACACTTTACTACTGATGGGAGATCT
This region includes:
- the sytl2a gene encoding synaptotagmin-like protein 2 isoform X1 encodes the protein MIDLSHLTEEEQTKILRVLQRDAELRKVEETRIRQLQINNEVQRKNMTGEWFYKAKARRHKDTLHGAELIAASMRRKKPKTIYERLQTREAKENSTNFSKNATGDIFIPPELSLLLEEPKNSATSHKENSTQRQQQMTKKNPPSLGKQRENPFNKSFSSTDYPNEQERPPLSIGNQSAPVTSMQESLSHPKDNVSRLHFPTNEHSPAENNSEMRPVPKPRTISSKLQVPSDNLSDASGSKNWNGLYNNSSTPKSILKRSPSSSSNDSEILRIGVQDSRNKVPASQTIPEGTTVSNEAMANEESLASNNLEKLKHVRFSTNVDEKRISQTQEHYDANELSKIGEDSILDTDYMEEMNEEDTAGMDFMEENETLPEDSGFSDLRHLPLELQTDFMHLNQELNSMSNTDFQSIQATDSNPENYSDSYLPHSSSSKLTNQIHELDTGEMLMEKKSSRRSNSPSNPSHYSIDEQIPHTDFASSRVSDQQPPEIFQGKRVNFAVPPTKTASTEQRLKTRYSKSHMPEKYTSEHTKATDESISKVLDWFNRSEVTPSVTLEEEKSPSETMVVDNLKLLKTVLPEPDAEFTHNESTLFTEEPQLLPNVNLETEKEENDIQLQKVQTPIKKNIFDKSAIQESMLLEEKSQTGTKVVPDITYPVSPILNYHSNDKQQFLNHRQNKESEQEPLTLKPFTEERGFVTKEITGEESENTESTSEDIDILPVATIENTPQQSKSSLEKTKFATEESKTLATIGNKDEKDIPSTVEVSSPKDKTSYQKNAFASAVFGRSSKKEDVIDTCSIDYRLAALENEGNNPIETKPSTFLSNVVHELDQNKTKEERTNVELDQQNLSGNKKEQIAAIGEEKEIQRQKQVENKPVIGEVSAEDMAFSKIETTKPSSKQDKQYSNTSQWNRNVDVPDVEQASSKEENKTEMNLHLEANDTNTTPEGGKPFTIISIKKRIYDTSDGSFNKTHFTDLKNFWDKGANSYNSDGVQSTSTKTLSDKYQSAQMASRTEAGFPLDPQPLTTQNSKHNQKITQPSNYEFPHEPTENEYTNPQSNSGPTIKEIMLKLKQNQTEGVKKQLNTKYLPKVLPTVPKEVQDKLKETSNSPIEDGLSPTSSISQDHSSEVGEEVEESNVYQPKSNIGLQKPLLKKNGSEVLTDKELNEVEGVIPTKDHSFMLTDDKLVDGQDISNLIKNNDEETIPGKRGDNRILITQKSFDLSYQDEKLPMRQTSDAVSDNEENLTLFAGGSRAIEENDISQEKLNNFDLPSSAIQSNLNTDVSFKEEISPIKCDESPMYNEDSEINLDKNKEDFESQDEFGPRLNLPSGITRSSTFKESDNDSDEIPTKILRTKNPHDVEQEANNMFSSHSVENNQLNVQTRGSLSDDEITHVARRRNSQTKDTYKSLENLNAIDSMPSTLDSKNKEIVLSADDVSNIPVSPENTPLQSKKLKRLSQSVPALAENGDADSMSERSYQMNKYGTITGSLTNISSSPGMTSRSSVSGSIMSIYSSDFGNIDVRGKIQFSLDYVDKLKEFHIFVVRCSDLAAADEKKNRSDPYVKSYLLPDKVKLGKKKTTVKKKTLSPVYNEILRYKVEKNILLAQTLNLSVWHNDTFGRNDFLGEVEIELEKWDWSNKQMEWYNLKPKTVTSYTSDNKGTLRVAFRYIPQGYKGKKTGEVQIWVKEATNLPQIRAHRLDPFVKCFILPDTSKKSRQKTRVVKKSRNPSFNHTMVYDGFGPEDLKDACVELSVWDHDKLVNHFLGGLRIGLGTGKSYGLAVDWMDSTEEEKLIWNKMITHPNVWVENVLPLRMLMLSKSTTN
- the sytl2a gene encoding uncharacterized protein sytl2a isoform X2, whose amino-acid sequence is MIDLSHLTEEEQTKILRVLQRDAELRKVEETRIRQLQINNEVQRKNMTGEWFYKAKARRHKDTLHGAELIAASMRRKKPKTIYERLQTREAKENSTNFSKNATGDIFIPPELSLLLEEPKNSATSHKENSTQRQQQMTKKNPPSLGKQRENPFNKSFSSTDYPNEQERPPLSIGNQSAPVTSMQESLSHPKDNVSRLHFPTNEHSPAENNSEMRPVPKPRTISSKLQVPSDNLSDASGSKNWNGLYNNSSTPKSILKRSPSSSSNDSEILRIGVQDSRNKVPASQTIPEGTTVSNEAMANEESLASNNLEKLKHVRFSTNVDEKRISQTQEHYDANELSKIGEDSILDTDYMEEMNEEDTAGMDFMEENETLPEDSGFSDLRHLPLELQTDFMHLNQELNSMSNTDFQSIQATDSNPENYSDSYLPHSSSSKLTNQIHELDTGEMLMEKKSSRRSNSPSNPSHYSIDEQIPHTDFASSRVSDQQPPEIFQGKRVNFAVPPTKTASTEQRLKTRYSKSHMPEKYTSEHTKATDESISKVLDWFNRSEVTPSVTLEEEKSPSETMVVDNLKLLKTVLPEPDAEFTHNESTLFTEEPQLLPNVNLETEKEENDIQLQKVQTPIKKNIFDKSAIQESMLLEEKSQTGTKVVPDITYPVSPILNYHSNDKQQFLNHRQNKESEQEPLTLKPFTEERGFVTKEITGEESENTESTSEDIDILPVATIENTPQQSKSSLEKTKFATEESKTLATIGNKDEKDIPSTVEVSSPKDKTSYQKNAFASAVFGRSSKKEDVIDTCSIDYRLAALENEGNNPIETKPSTFLSNVVHELDQNKTKEERTNVELDQQNLSGNKKEQIAAIGEEKEIQRQKQVENKPVIGEVSAEDMAFSKIETTKPSSKQDKQYSNTSQWNRNVDVPDVEQASSKEENKTEMNLHLEANDTNTTPEGGKPFTIISIKKRIYDTSDGSFNKTHFTDLKNFWDKGANSYNSDGVQSTSTKTLSDKYQSAQMASRTEAGFPLDPQPLTTQNSKHNQKITQPSNYEFPHEPTENEYTNPQSNSGPTIKEIMLKLKQNQTEGVKKQLNTKYLPKVLPTVPKEVQDKLKETSNSPIEDGLSPTSSISQDHSSEVGEEVEESNVYQPKSNIGLQKPLLKKNGSEVLTDKELNEVEGVIPTKDHSFMLTDDKLVDGQDISNLIKNNDEETIPGKRGDNRILITQKSFDLSYQDEKLPMRQTSDAVSDNEENLTLFAGGSRAIEENDISQEKLNNFDLPSSAIQSNLNTDVSFKEEISPIKCDESPMYNEDSEINLDKNKEDFESQDEFGPRLNLPSGITRSSTFKESDNDSDEIPTKILRTKNPHDVEQEANNMFSSHSVENNQLNVQTRGSLSDDEITHVARRRNSQTKDTYKSLENLNAIDSMPSTLDSKNKEIVLSADDVSNIPVSPENTPLQSKKLKRLSQSVPALAEVSGSIMSIYSSDFGNIDVRGKIQFSLDYVDKLKEFHIFVVRCSDLAAADEKKNRSDPYVKSYLLPDKVKLGKKKTTVKKKTLSPVYNEILRYKVEKNILLAQTLNLSVWHNDTFGRNDFLGEVEIELEKWDWSNKQMEWYNLKPKTVTSYTSDNKGTLRVAFRYIPQGYKGKKTGEVQIWVKEATNLPQIRAHRLDPFVKCFILPDTSKKSRQKTRVVKKSRNPSFNHTMVYDGFGPEDLKDACVELSVWDHDKLVNHFLGGLRIGLGTGKSYGLAVDWMDSTEEEKLIWNKMITHPNVWVENVLPLRMLMLSKSTTN
- the sytl2a gene encoding uncharacterized protein sytl2a isoform X3, translating into MRPVPKPRTISSKLQVPSDNLSDASGSKNWNGLYNNSSTPKSILKRSPSSSSNDSEILRIGVQDSRNKVPASQTIPEGTTVSNEAMANEESLASNNLEKLKHVRFSTNVDEKRISQTQEHYDANELSKIGEDSILDTDYMEEMNEEDTAGMDFMEENETLPEDSGFSDLRHLPLELQTDFMHLNQELNSMSNTDFQSIQATDSNPENYSDSYLPHSSSSKLTNQIHELDTGEMLMEKKSSRRSNSPSNPSHYSIDEQIPHTDFASSRVSDQQPPEIFQGKRVNFAVPPTKTASTEQRLKTRYSKSHMPEKYTSEHTKATDESISKVLDWFNRSEVTPSVTLEEEKSPSETMVVDNLKLLKTVLPEPDAEFTHNESTLFTEEPQLLPNVNLETEKEENDIQLQKVQTPIKKNIFDKSAIQESMLLEEKSQTGTKVVPDITYPVSPILNYHSNDKQQFLNHRQNKESEQEPLTLKPFTEERGFVTKEITGEESENTESTSEDIDILPVATIENTPQQSKSSLEKTKFATEESKTLATIGNKDEKDIPSTVEVSSPKDKTSYQKNAFASAVFGRSSKKEDVIDTCSIDYRLAALENEGNNPIETKPSTFLSNVVHELDQNKTKEERTNVELDQQNLSGNKKEQIAAIGEEKEIQRQKQVENKPVIGEVSAEDMAFSKIETTKPSSKQDKQYSNTSQWNRNVDVPDVEQASSKEENKTEMNLHLEANDTNTTPEGGKPFTIISIKKRIYDTSDGSFNKTHFTDLKNFWDKGANSYNSDGVQSTSTKTLSDKYQSAQMASRTEAGFPLDPQPLTTQNSKHNQKITQPSNYEFPHEPTENEYTNPQSNSGPTIKEIMLKLKQNQTEGVKKQLNTKYLPKVLPTVPKEVQDKLKETSNSPIEDGLSPTSSISQDHSSEVGEEVEESNVYQPKSNIGLQKPLLKKNGSEVLTDKELNEVEGVIPTKDHSFMLTDDKLVDGQDISNLIKNNDEETIPGKRGDNRILITQKSFDLSYQDEKLPMRQTSDAVSDNEENLTLFAGGSRAIEENDISQEKLNNFDLPSSAIQSNLNTDVSFKEEISPIKCDESPMYNEDSEINLDKNKEDFESQDEFGPRLNLPSGITRSSTFKESDNDSDEIPTKILRTKNPHDVEQEANNMFSSHSVENNQLNVQTRGSLSDDEITHVARRRNSQTKDTYKSLENLNAIDSMPSTLDSKNKEIVLSADDVSNIPVSPENTPLQSKKLKRLSQSVPALAENGDADSMSERSYQMNKYGTITGSLTNISSSPGMTSRSSVSGSIMSIYSSDFGNIDVRGKIQFSLDYVDKLKEFHIFVVRCSDLAAADEKKNRSDPYVKSYLLPDKVKLGKKKTTVKKKTLSPVYNEILRYKVEKNILLAQTLNLSVWHNDTFGRNDFLGEVEIELEKWDWSNKQMEWYNLKPKTVTSYTSDNKGTLRVAFRYIPQGYKGKKTGEVQIWVKEATNLPQIRAHRLDPFVKCFILPDTSKKSRQKTRVVKKSRNPSFNHTMVYDGFGPEDLKDACVELSVWDHDKLVNHFLGGLRIGLGTGKSYGLAVDWMDSTEEEKLIWNKMITHPNVWVENVLPLRMLMLSKSTTN